From a region of the Danio aesculapii chromosome 4, fDanAes4.1, whole genome shotgun sequence genome:
- the LOC130223079 gene encoding plexin-B2-like: MCSKIEMKWTLLAALSLLLCFGSSCCDDAQEQFLSPTIINNVVQDPQTGRIYLGAVNGIFQLNHNLQEESRADTGPKKDNPQCAPPITAQCTDAKEMDNINKLLLVNSANGTLIVCGSLFRGICSLVNLNNVNKPVYYSDTKGEKTYVASTEELVTVVGVISYFTDTNTNANLSVFLVGKGYGSSDSSKLISTRLLEEHGEMDVFENMVEASTIQTSPFIHRYHHDFRYMFKDNGYIYFLFSRTPGTSDSRKITFIARLCENDHHYYSYTELQLSCTISTEQQENTFNKVQAAYLAKPGKVLAQNIASSNSNDKVLFGVFSADKEDGRSALCMYPLSSINARFEEVIESCYTGEVLEDDKPKTVYSPYNSKNEAICKTKRDKNMAKTYTCGAEFLPSPLASKPEYALAVKPIYTSNDMLTAVAVAVENEHTVAFLGTSGADVLKVHLDPNHTDFYNRIPGERADGAVNKNLLFDTSLDHLYITTGKKISKMPVQACEKKKDCRSCLSQRDPYCGWCVEECRCTRKKNCHKGEGQNVWLWGLDQTCPINICIAK; this comes from the exons ATGTGCTCTAAAATTGAG ATGAAGTGGACGTTGCTGGCAGCTTTGTCTCTACTGCTGTGTTTTGGCTCATCTTGCTGTGATGATGCTCAAGAACAGTTCTTGTCTCCTACTATCATCAATAATGTGGTCCAGGACCCTCAAACCGGCCGAATCTACCTTGGAGCTGTCAATGGGATCTTTCAGCTGAACCATAATCTACAGGAGGAGAGCAGAGCAGACACAGGCCCTAAGAAAGACAACCCACAATGCGCTCCACCGATCACTGCGCAGTGCACCGATGCGAAGGAAATGGACAACATTAACAAACTCCTTCTGGTTAACTCGGCCAATGGCACCTTGATTGTTTGTGGAAGCCTTTTCAGGGGCATCTGCTCTTTGGTAAACCTCAACAATGTGAATAAACCGGTGTACTACAGTGACACCAAAGGAGAGAAGACTTACGTTGCAAGCACTGAGGAATTGGTCACTGTGGTGGGGGTCATTTCTTATTTTACGGACACTAATACTAATGCTAACCTCAGTGTGTTTCTAGTGGGAAAGGGCTATGGAAGTTCGGACAGCTCAAAGCTCATTAGCACTCGGTTGCTGGAGGAACATGGAGAAATGGATGTTTTTGAGAACATGGTTGAAGCTTCCACTATTCAAACGAGTCCGTTTATCCATCGGTACCACCATGATTTTCGCTACATGTTTAAAGATAATGGCTACATCTACTTTCTGTTCTCCCGCACTCCTGGCACTAGCGACAGCAGGAAGATTACGTTTATAGCACGACTTTGCGAGAATGACCATCATTATTATTCTTACACAGAACTTCAACTCAGCTGTACCATTAGCACTGAACAACAAGAGAACACATTCAACAAAGTCCAAGCAGCGTATCTGGCTAAACCTGGAAAGGTTTTGGCTCAGAATATCGCCTCATCAAATTCAAATGATAAGGTTCTGTTTGGAGTTTTCAGTGCAGATAAGGAGGATGGGCGGTCAGCATTGTGCATGTACCCTCTTAGCAGCATTAATGCCAGGTTTGAGGAGGTGATTGAGTCCTGCTACACAGGAGAGGTTCTGGAGGATGACAAACCAAAAACTGTTTATTCACCCTACAACTCCAAGAATGAAGCCATCTGCAAGACCAAAAGAGAT AAGAATATGGCTAAGACATATACATGTGGTGCAGAGTTCCTGCCCTCTCCACTAGCCAGTAAACCTGAGTATGCTTTAGCCGTCAAGCCCATCTACACCAGCAATGACATGCTGACAGCTGTAGCTGTGGCGGTGGAGAACGAACACACTGTGGCATTCTTGGGAACCAGTGGAGCAGATGTCTTAAAG GTGCATCTTGACCCAAACCACACTGACTTTTACAACAGAATTCCAGGGGAACGTGCAGATGGTGCGGTGAACAAAAACCTCTTATTTGATACAAGTTTGGATCACCTCTACATCACCACTGGCAAAAAG ATCTCCAAAATGCCAGTGCAGGCCTGTGAGAAGAAAAAAGACTGTCGCTCATGTTTGTCCCAACGGGACCCATATTGTGGCTGGTGTGTTGAGGAGTGCCG TTGTACCAGGAAAAAGAATTGTCACAAAGGTGAAGGACAGAATGTCTGGTTGTGGGGTTTAGATCAAACATGTCCCATCAATATCTGCATTGCAAAATGA